The Quercus robur chromosome 3, dhQueRobu3.1, whole genome shotgun sequence DNA segment TAACCTAGCTAGACATGCAAGACATGTCAATAATTTATTCGTATGAATGAAAGATGTTCCTCTACACCTGACTGATGTACTTCTGGCCAACTGTGTATGGTATTTGGAACTATGTGTTCTTGTAGAGGTACTTATCCACCTATCAATGTGTTCTAATTAGCAATCTAGTCATTTCATTGTTTCTAAACCATACACAAATAGCCCATCACATTCCCTGCATCATTATCCAAACAATTTGGGCTTAACCATCGCTTCTTTATCAAAAAAGGTCCCCCTCCCCCCTTTGGTGGCTAATGTAGAAGCTATGGTTGCTGTTCAAGCGTTAGCCTTTGCTCAATATATTGGTCTATCTTCCATCATTCTTAAGGGAGATTCGAAAGTGGTCATGACAACTTTAGAAAGTAATGATGACTCATTCGCCTCTTTTGGCCTCTTGATTATCGATGCTCGCTTGTTTATAGTTACCTTTAAtcataattctttttcttatacCTGTAGACAAGTTAATTTTGTAGCACATAATCTAGTTAGGCATGTAAGACATGTTAGTAGTTTATCTGTATAAACAAAAGATTTTCCTCTATACCTGATTGATGTACTTCTGGCCGACTATTGCTGattttctcttttcaatatgatttgaattttcttcttaaaaaaattattgttatgcATTAGCACTAAATAGACTATAGTATATTTCCATAAATCCCcttatatgtatttttctttcaacCCTATGATTGCACACAAACATCCatacaatatattaaaatggAATTTGAATTAAGAATGTGAATTACACTCCAATTTTTGCCGATTGTCCAGAGTTCTAATTGCACTAGAATTTGATATGAAGTATTACATTTTCTTAACAGCCTTGTAGAATCAAGACTCAAAATCCCATCTTTCacttaataatattgttttttacAATTATTCCAATCAtgcactttattttattttattttattttttttgagaatccggcttcaaattttataaactaaaatCAGCCAAAATCGGTTAAAAGTACATCAGCAACttgtggtggaacatcctccattcACACAGAAACACCATCAATAGTTTTTGcgtattttgctaaaaaatgagCAACTGAGTTTCCTGACCTATGAatgtgaaaaaaagaaacacaattaCAAGAAACTAAATAATGCTTAATAATGCTTAAATCATGCACTTTATTTAAGTGTGAACAAGTTAAATATCATTCTTTCcctaatatatgtatattaatGATGATTAATTTGGTTTAACTCCTGTAATAGAagcttaaattaattttattttggcttaaTGTTCGGCCAAACATTGGCTAAACTTGGCCTAACCTTATCTTAATTTTAAATTCCAAATTAGTTAAGAAGCAATCCCATCTGCTATATCTCCAGCCGTCGGATCAGCATCTTATATCCCAGGAAAACAGCCTCACATGCGGATCGCCAGCATGTCAATAATAGCGGTCAGATCATATTCTCTCCAACCCAAAATCTCTCAGCCGTCAGATCTATACAGACCCATCCGTCattttgaaaaatctcaaaGGACCATTTAGTCAATCCGAACACCCTTCCGCGCACCCAAAGAGAAACAAACTAAACAATCCCATTGGCCAAAACAAAAAAGCCACGGATCGCCAGCGTGTCGCACATATTAACCGTCCGATCCCCACTACCCATCGgtcattttataaattaaaaacaatctcATTGGACAAAACCAAAATCACTCGGATTGCCAGCGTGGCACAACCCCACCCTATATAAATAGCCCCAAACCCCATCAACTCCACGCCAAAATTAGTTTCAAAACGAAGCGTTCCAAATAGTTGATTTACTCTTTGATTTTTCAGTTTCCCTCCAAAACGAAtcgttttgttttgaaaatttcgaattgaaaaaagaaaaaaatggagtCAGCGAAAACGACGACGAAGGGAGCGGGAGGAAGGAGAGGCGGAGATAGGAAGAAGGCGGTGTCGAAGTCGACTAAGGCGGGGCTCCAGTTCCCGGTGGGTCGGATCGGTCGGTTTTTGAAAAAGGGTCGTTATGCTCAGAGAACCGGTGTCGGGGCTCCGGTTTACCTCGCCGCTGTTCTTGAATATCTCGCCGCTGAGGTATCGCTCTCAGATCcgaaaatctctctctctctctctgttcgTTTTAAATGTGTTCTTTGTGATTTCGTGTTTGGTAGGTCAGAAACTGATGggaaaatttaaggaaaatgtATATTTCTGTTTATTGAAACTGTTTCTCACTCTCTGGCAAACAGATTTTGGTAGATGTTTTGgctttttggtgtttggttggtgagaaagttagggaaaatgaaatgtaaaatttagTTTGTGAGTAACAGGAGAATTAAAAAGGAAACGGAAATGATAGTTTTTACTGTTTTTCATAATTTCTCTACACAATAGGGTTTGATTTCTCgtgttaaaatttgtttggacaCCGAGAAAATTGAGGAAAATGTGTGGAAAGTAAATTTTTAGGTCACAGGCTTCTCTGtttcataaacaaaaacaaaattcttagatttaaaattcaaattccttTCTTGTACTTCATTTTCTCGGCATCcaaacacctctctctctctaatgattttgattttttgggttgaaatgcAGGTGCTGGAGCTGGCAGGAAACGCGGCACGTGACAACAAGAAGACCAGGATCAACCCGCGGCACGTGCTGCTCGCCGTGAGGAACGACGAGGAGCTCGGAAAGCTCCTCCAGGGCGTGACCATTGCCAGCGGTGGTGTTCTTCCCAACATCAACCCAGTGCTGCTGCCAAAGAAGAACGCTTCTACTGAAGCTGGCGAGAAGACCCCCAAGGCAGCCAAGTCACCCAAAAAGGCCTAGAGACTCGTGAAAATTTCCCACATAATGAAATAGAAATTTAGTTGCTTTGCTTTTGTTGATGTATAATGATCTCAATCTTTGAGATCCTTTTGGTTTTTGTTGGTTTAGGTTCTACTAGTAGTTGTGGGTATTTTTCAATTTGTAGTTATTTGGTGAATATTTTGTAGTTGGGTATATTTTGAAGTATTTAATGGAAAAATCTTCTCTGTTCTAGCTCCAAGTGATTTGGTTTGAGGTTGTTTAATGTTGAAGTCATGAGATGATGAAAGATTAAAATTGGTTTCAATGGTTCCTATGCTATCACCCTTgtacttaaaaattatataaaattatatttttatataatttgttaAGATAATTAGATTAGTATCATTCTAAGGGTTCGTTGTTCacattgttgatttttttattatgtatttatgtatCACAAGAAGTTAGATTAGTATTTGAAATAAGgttatgagaattttttttttttttttgaaaaggttaTGAGAAATTTagttgtttgattttttgtgtaTGAAATATAATTAGACATGAATACAAAGTAAGGTGTTTACTTTATGTTTtgtttgtaaagggcttttgtttattttgttaatgcttaagatatttaagttttaaatttttttttccaatta contains these protein-coding regions:
- the LOC126716974 gene encoding histone H2A.1, encoding MESAKTTTKGAGGRRGGDRKKAVSKSTKAGLQFPVGRIGRFLKKGRYAQRTGVGAPVYLAAVLEYLAAEVLELAGNAARDNKKTRINPRHVLLAVRNDEELGKLLQGVTIASGGVLPNINPVLLPKKNASTEAGEKTPKAAKSPKKA